From Populus trichocarpa isolate Nisqually-1 chromosome 19, P.trichocarpa_v4.1, whole genome shotgun sequence, a single genomic window includes:
- the LOC7458833 gene encoding E3 ubiquitin-protein ligase listerin isoform X2 — MWDAILLFSKRFPDSWTSFNVQKTAINRLWHFLRNGCFGSQQVSYPALVILLDILPPKAISGEKFFIDFFQNLWDGRNPSNATNPDRLAFFRALKECFLWGLCNASRICDDSDSTHHFQVSLVDNILVKLLWQEYLFSVRLKNQDGVTSGAPGNSLEHGNLPFHHKSVEPLKIKYSRSYFQELGKCIVEILSGVYLLEHDLLSTFSVVFKENCLRMFQPMGNTESTTENVEQVIKFLSLLEKHSVRKGESWPLVYVVGPMLAKSFPLIRSHDTPDGVRLLSVAVSLFGPQKIVQELCISNEANSSYYVPAHKDKELGPELFMQVFEGTFVPWCLLEYNSSPNARLDLLLALLNDEYFSEQWQMILSYAINQEKSESEPGPQEVHYLDLLAMLLEKARTEIARRKMNNDFIHQFWFTPDKWQHELLESAAVAVACSPSPHMTSSARFLCAVLGGSSKDNCISFASKNAMVLIFTIVFKKLVAFGLESSFSVVRDSCALLVAGSTNFAVENESSINKTETAQFALKVLGGSFFCLKTVSNEIELVSGILTLVFIIGWENSLDTLEEDVLNDDSKEKIKGRLRFGESLNGFCSKMNDEFWKSLGIDNRKRLGSNLVRFIRSVIFKEDKLGADKITTLCFSWVLEVLECLCHDHDEEQNLLDQLLSKNDTWPVWIIPDFSAPKGLVNLNAGAVSVDIYATGNLKFVSLVDKLILKIGINRVITGYVENTLSTPLKEAAKEEITSRAWLAAEILCTWKWPGGSAVASFLPLLSAGCRSGNYPFQESLLDSIFNILLDGALVHGESGTQSSFNLWPAFGDELEKVEEPFLRALLSLLVNLFKENIWEGDKAIRLFDLLIHKLFIGEAVNQNCLKILPVIVSVLVHPLCQRSIESEESNGDSQVASLGEKRMQDTVKDWLRRLLSYPPLVTWQAGQDMEEWFQLVIACYPLSAMDDTKSLKLVREISPEERMLILDLFRKQRHGVSALVASNQLPLFRMLLSKLMVLSVGYCWTEFTEEDWEFFFSNLRSWIQSAVVIMEEVTENVNDLITNSSTSENLDVFKNLEKIVLIPDSYPITVAINALASFSLFCAILELQQPAEDNPLRAERWDSTRDRILEGILRLFFCTGIAESIASSYSVEAASIVAATRFNNPYFWELVASNVVKSSQHARDRAVKSVEFWGLIKGPISSLYAILFSSTPFPPLQFATYVILSTAPISQLAILEEDTACSLDGETSGDRNSGALEMSSERNIRLKEELSLMIEKLPDEVFEVDLISQERVNVFLAWSLLLSHLWSLSSSSSAKEQLVQYVQDSANSLILDCLFQHIPLELCLAHNLKKKDMELPVDISEAASAVKTAITTGSLLFSIETLWPIEPKKMTSLAGALFGLMLCILPAYVRGWFTDLRDRTASSLIESFTRTWCSPPLIVNELSQIKKANFADENFSVSVSKSANEVVATYMKDETGMDLVIRLPPSYPLRPVDVECMRSLGISEVKQRKWLMSMMLFVRNQNGALAEAIQTWKSNFDKEFEGVEECPICYSVIHTTNHSLPRLACRTCKHKFHSACLYKWFSTSHKSSCPLCQSPF; from the exons ATGTGGGatgcaatattattattttcaaaaagattTCCTGACAGCTGGACTTCGTTCAATGTTCAGAAAACTGCAATAAACCGGTTGTGGCATTTTCTTAGAAATGGGTGCTTTGGATCTCAGCAGGTCTCTTATCCTGCTCTAGTTATATTGCTAGACATTCTGCCTCCAAAAGCAATCTCTGGagaaaagttttttattgattttttccaaaaccTATGGGATGGAAGGAACCCATCCAATGCAACAAATCCGGATCGTCTAGCATTTTTTCGTGCACTTAAAGAATGTTTTCTATGGGGGCTATGTAATGCATCTAG GATTTGTGATGATTCAGATTCCACACATCATTTTCAAGTCAGTCTTGTGGACAATATTCTTGTGAAACTTCTGTGGCAAGAATACCTATTTTCTGTCAGATTGAAGAATCAGGACGGAGTAACCTCTGGAGCACCTGGGAATTCTTTGGAGCATGGAAATTTACCTTTTCACCATAAGTCAGTAGAACCACTGAAGATCAAGTATTCTAGGAGTTATTTTCAAGAGTTGGGAAAATGTATTGTGGAAATTCTATCTGGCGTTTATTTACTGGAGCATGATCTGCTTTCTACTTTCTCTGTGGTATTTAAGGAAAACTGCCTCCGGATGTTTCAGCCAATGGGAAACACAGAAAGTACTACTGAGAATGTAGAACAGGTCATTAAGTTCTTGTCACTGCTGGAAAAACATTCTGTGCGAAAAGGTGAAAGTTGGCCCTTGGTTTATGTAGTGGGACCAATGTTGGCGAAGTCTTTCCCGTTGATAAGATCTCAT GACACACCAGATGGTGTGAGACTTTTATCAGTTGCAGTTTCATTATTTGGCCCGCAGAAGATAGTCCAAGAACTTTGCATCTCCAATGAAGCGAATTCCTCCTATTATGTACCTGCCCACAAAGACAAAGAATTGGGACCAGAGCTTTTCATGCAAGTTTTTGAAGGAACATTTGTTCCTTGGTGTTTGCTTGAATATAATTCCTCCCCCAATGCTCGACTTGATCTATTGCTTGCATTGCTCAATGATGAATATTTCTCTGAGCAATGGCAGATGATCCTTTCATAtgcaattaatcaagaaaaatccGAATCTGAGCCTGGGCCACAGGAAGTTCATTACTTAGATCTGTTGGCAATGCTTTTAGAAAAAGCGAGAACTGAAATTGCAAGGAGGAAGATGAATAATGATTTCATTCACCAGTTCTGGTTCACACCAGACAAGTGGCAGCATGAGCTTCTGGAATCAGCTGCAGTTGCTGTTGCCTGTTCACCTTCTCCCCATATGACTTCTTCTGCTCGCTTTTTGTG TGCGGTCCTTGGTGGCTCAAGCAAAGACAATTGTATCTCGTTCGCCTCCAAAAATGCAATGGTTCTGATATTTACGATAGTTTTCAAAAAGTTGGTTGCTTTTGGTCTTGAGTCCTCTTTCAGTGTAGTGAGAGATTCATGTGCTTTATTAGTTGCTGGATCAACCAATTTCGCAGTGGAAAATGAAAGTTCCATAAACAAAACTGAGACAGCTCAGTTTGCTCTGAAAGTACTTGGTGGCAGCTTCTTTTGCCTAAAGACAGTCAGCAATGAAATTGAGCTGGTTTCAGGTATTTTGACTTTGGTATTTATCATAGGCTGGGAGAATAGCTTGGATACATTGGAAGAAGATGTCCTTAATGATGattcaaaggaaaaaatcaaGGGTAGGTTGAGATTTGGTGAATCTTTGAATGGTTTCTGTTCCAAGATGAATGATGAATTTTGGAAAAGCCTCGGCATTGACAATAGAAAGAGATTGGGGAGTAATTTGGTTCGCTTTATTAGGTCTGTCATATTTAAGGAAGATAAACTTGGTGCGGATAAGATAACCACTCTGTGCTTTTCTTGGGTTCTTGAAGTTCTTGAATGTCTCTGCCATGACCATGATGAGGAACAAAATCTGTTAGACCAGCTTCTTAGCAAGAATGATACTTGGCCGGTTTGGATAATTCCAGATTTTAGTGCTCCAAAAGGATTGGTCAATTTAAATGCTGGAGCAGTCTCTGTTGATATCTAT GCCACTGGGAATCTCAAATTTGTTTCTTTAGTTGACAAGCTCATCTTGAAAATTGGGATCAATAGAGTTATAACAGGCTATGTTGAAAATACTCTTTCAACCCCCCTGAAGGAAGCAGCTAAAGAAGAGATTACTTCTCGAGCCTGGCTTGCTGCTGAAATATTATGCACATGGAAATGGCCAGGAGGTAGTGCTGTAGCTTCTTTCTTGCCTCTTCTGAGTGCAGGTTGCCGGAGTGGAAATTATCCTTTCCAGGAAAGCCTTTTAGATTCCATCTTCAACATCTTACTTGATGGTGCTCTTGTTCACGGAGAAAGTGGTACACAAAGTTCATTTAATCTATGGCCTGCTTTTGGTGATGAATTGGAAAAGGTTGAAGAACCATTCTTGAGAgctcttttatctttattagTCAATCtgttcaaagaaaatatatggGAAGGAGACAAAGCTATAAGACTCTTTGACCTACTCATACATAAGCTTTTTATCGGTGAAGCAGTAAACCAAAATTGTTTGAAGATTCTGCCTGTGATTGTTAGTGTTCTTGTCCATCCATTATGTCAGAGAAGCATCGAATCGGAGGAATCTAACGGTGATTCTCAAGTTGCTTCTTTGGGTGAAAAACGGATGCAGGATACTGTTAAAGACTGGCTACGAAGGCTTTTATCCTACCCACCTTTAGTTACATGGCAGGCAGGACAAG ATATGGAAGAATGGTTCCAACTGGTTATTGCTTGCTATCCTCTTAGTGCAATGGATGATACAAAATCATTGAAGCTGGTGAGGGAAATAAGTCCTGAGGAGAGAATGCTCATACTTGATTTATTCAGAAAGCAGAGACATGGTGTTAGTGCATTAGTAGCTTCAAATCAACTACCACTGTTCCGGATGTTGCTATCAAAGTTAATGGTTCTTTCGGTTGGTTATTGCTGGACTGAATTTACTGAAGAAGATTGGGAGTTTTTCTTCTCAAATTTGAGGTCCTGGATTCAGTCAGCGGTTGTGATCATGGAGGAAGTCACGGAAAATGTGAATGATCTTATCACCAACAGCTCTACTTCTGAAAATTTGGATGTTTTTAAGAACCTTGAGAAGATTGTTTTGATCCCGGACTCTTATCCTATAACTGTTGCTATTAATGCCTTGgcatccttttctttattttgtgctATTTTGGAACTCCAACAACCTGCTGAGGATAACCCCCTGAGAGCAGAAAGATGGGATTCAACCAGAGATAGAATCCTAGAAGGCATTCTTCGGTTGTTCTTTTGCACAGGCATTGCGGAGTCCATAGCAAGTTCCTACAGTGTTGAAGCTGCATCCATTGTAGCAGCAACTCGGTTTAATAATCCTTACTTCTGGGAGTTGGTGGCCTCAAACGTGGTTAAATCATCGCAACATGCTAGAGACAGAGCAGTGAAATCAGTTGAATTTTGGGGGTTAATCAAAGGGCCGATTAGCTCTTTGTATGCTATCCTGTTCTCCTCTACTCCATTTCCGCCATTGCAGTTTGCTACTTATGTTATTCTCTCAACTGCACCTATTTCACAGTTGGCTATTCTTGAAGAAGACACTGCATGTTCCTTGGATGGCGAGACTAGTGGTGACCGGAATTCAGGTGCTCTTGAAATGTCATCAGAAAGAAACATACGTTTGAAGGAGGAATTATCTCTTATGATTGAAAAGCTACCTGATGAAGTTTTTGAAGTCGATTTAATATCACAAGAACGG GTAAATGTGTTCCTTGCTTGGTCTTTATTGCTATCACATTTGTggtcattatcatcatcatcatctgcaAAGGAGCAATTAGTCCAGTATGTGCAAGATTCTGCTAATTCATTGATATTAGATTGCCTTTTCCAGCATATTCCTCTGGAATTGTGTCTGGCACATAATCTTAAGAAGAAAGACATGGAGCTTCCTGTAGACATTTCAGAGGCTGCTAGTGCAGTAAAAACTGCCATCACAACAGGGTCACTATTGTTTTCCATTGAAACACTGTGGCCTATTGAACCCAAGAAAATGACTTCGCTTGCTGGGGCTTTGTTTGGACTGATGCTTTGCATTCTTCCTGCTTATGTTCGGGGATGGTTTACTGACTTGCGTGACCGCACTGCATCATCTCTTATTGAATCATTTACAAGAACATGGTGTAGTCCTCCTCTTATTGTGAACGAACTGTCTCAG ATAAAGAAAGCCAATTTTGCTGATGAGAATTTTTCAGTCAGTGTGAGCAAATCAGCAAATGAAGTCGTTGCTACATATATGAAGGATGAAACAGGAATGGATCTAGTTATTCGTCTTCCTCCATCTTATCCATTGCGCCCTGTGGATGTTGAATGTATGCGAAGTCTGGGAATCAGTGAGGTGAAGCAGAGGAAATGGTTGATGTCAATGATGTTGTTTGTTCGCAATCAG AATGGAGCTTTAGCAGAAGCTATACAGACATGGAAAAGCAATTTCGACAAGGAATTTGAAGGTGTCGAGGAGTGCCCAATATGTTATAGTGTCATTCATACGACCAACCACAGCCTTCCTCGGCTTGCTTGCAGAACTTGCAAGCACAAGTTCCATTCGGCTTGCCTCTACAAGTGGTTCTCAACCTCTCACAAATCATCATGTCCACTGTGCCAGTCTCCATTCTGA
- the LOC7458833 gene encoding E3 ubiquitin-protein ligase listerin isoform X1, producing MGRQKGEAAANRSKSRASSSSLAASLVPSGPAAVTVGFGGYIGSSRFDTDDTTAFLDIDGEVAQHVKRLGRKDPTTKLKALQTLSALFKEKSGKEIVLIIPQWGYEYKKLLLDYNREVRRATNETMTNLVTAVGRDLAPYLKSLMGPWWFSQFDTVPEVSLAAKRSLEAAFPAQEKRLDALILCTSEIFMYLEENLNHTPQSMSSDKVTALDELEEMYQQVISSSLLALATLLDVLVCMQSERPGFENISSEPKHASKARETAISFGEKLFSTQNYFLDFLKSKTPAIRSATYSALKSFIKNIPDAFNEGNMKTLAAAILGAFQEKDPTCHSSMWDAILLFSKRFPDSWTSFNVQKTAINRLWHFLRNGCFGSQQVSYPALVILLDILPPKAISGEKFFIDFFQNLWDGRNPSNATNPDRLAFFRALKECFLWGLCNASRICDDSDSTHHFQVSLVDNILVKLLWQEYLFSVRLKNQDGVTSGAPGNSLEHGNLPFHHKSVEPLKIKYSRSYFQELGKCIVEILSGVYLLEHDLLSTFSVVFKENCLRMFQPMGNTESTTENVEQVIKFLSLLEKHSVRKGESWPLVYVVGPMLAKSFPLIRSHDTPDGVRLLSVAVSLFGPQKIVQELCISNEANSSYYVPAHKDKELGPELFMQVFEGTFVPWCLLEYNSSPNARLDLLLALLNDEYFSEQWQMILSYAINQEKSESEPGPQEVHYLDLLAMLLEKARTEIARRKMNNDFIHQFWFTPDKWQHELLESAAVAVACSPSPHMTSSARFLCAVLGGSSKDNCISFASKNAMVLIFTIVFKKLVAFGLESSFSVVRDSCALLVAGSTNFAVENESSINKTETAQFALKVLGGSFFCLKTVSNEIELVSGILTLVFIIGWENSLDTLEEDVLNDDSKEKIKGRLRFGESLNGFCSKMNDEFWKSLGIDNRKRLGSNLVRFIRSVIFKEDKLGADKITTLCFSWVLEVLECLCHDHDEEQNLLDQLLSKNDTWPVWIIPDFSAPKGLVNLNAGAVSVDIYATGNLKFVSLVDKLILKIGINRVITGYVENTLSTPLKEAAKEEITSRAWLAAEILCTWKWPGGSAVASFLPLLSAGCRSGNYPFQESLLDSIFNILLDGALVHGESGTQSSFNLWPAFGDELEKVEEPFLRALLSLLVNLFKENIWEGDKAIRLFDLLIHKLFIGEAVNQNCLKILPVIVSVLVHPLCQRSIESEESNGDSQVASLGEKRMQDTVKDWLRRLLSYPPLVTWQAGQDMEEWFQLVIACYPLSAMDDTKSLKLVREISPEERMLILDLFRKQRHGVSALVASNQLPLFRMLLSKLMVLSVGYCWTEFTEEDWEFFFSNLRSWIQSAVVIMEEVTENVNDLITNSSTSENLDVFKNLEKIVLIPDSYPITVAINALASFSLFCAILELQQPAEDNPLRAERWDSTRDRILEGILRLFFCTGIAESIASSYSVEAASIVAATRFNNPYFWELVASNVVKSSQHARDRAVKSVEFWGLIKGPISSLYAILFSSTPFPPLQFATYVILSTAPISQLAILEEDTACSLDGETSGDRNSGALEMSSERNIRLKEELSLMIEKLPDEVFEVDLISQERVNVFLAWSLLLSHLWSLSSSSSAKEQLVQYVQDSANSLILDCLFQHIPLELCLAHNLKKKDMELPVDISEAASAVKTAITTGSLLFSIETLWPIEPKKMTSLAGALFGLMLCILPAYVRGWFTDLRDRTASSLIESFTRTWCSPPLIVNELSQIKKANFADENFSVSVSKSANEVVATYMKDETGMDLVIRLPPSYPLRPVDVECMRSLGISEVKQRKWLMSMMLFVRNQNGALAEAIQTWKSNFDKEFEGVEECPICYSVIHTTNHSLPRLACRTCKHKFHSACLYKWFSTSHKSSCPLCQSPF from the exons ATGGGCAGACAGAAAGGAGAAGCAGCTGCTAACAGAAGCAAGTCTCGCGCTTCCAGTAgcag TCTTGCGGCGTCTCTAGTGCCGTCGGGTCCGGCGGCGGTAACGGTGGGGTTCGGTGGTTATATTGGTAGCTCTCGTTTTGATACAGATGATACTACCGCCTTTTTG GATATAGATGGCGAAGTGGCACAACATGTAAAGCGATTAGGAAGGAAGGATCCTACTACAAAG CTTAAAGCTTTGCAAACTCTATCTGCTCTGTTCAAGGAAAAGTCTGGAAAGGAAATAGTTCTGATTATTCCACAATGG GGTTATGAATACAAGAAGCTGTTGTTGGACTATAATAGAGAAGTTCGACGAGCCACAAATGAGACCATGACAAATCTTGTTACAGCAGTTGG AAGAGATTTAGCTCCGTATCTGAAGTCTTTGATGGGACCGTGGTGGTTTTCTCAATTTGATACAGTTCCTGAAGTTTCTTTAGCTGCCAAAAGATCATTGGAG GCAGCCTTCCCAGCTCAGGAAAAGAGATTAGATGCCTTAATTCTATGCACATCTGAGATATTTATGTATTTGGAAGAAAACCTGAATCACACACCACAAAGTATGTCATCAGATAAAGTAACTGCTTTGGATGAATTAGAAGAGATGTACCAGCAG GTGATATCTTCGTCATTACTGGCATTGGCCACTCTTCTTGATGTTTTGGTCTGTATGCAATCTGAGAGACCTGGTTTTGAGAACATATCCTCAGAACCAAAACATGCTTCAAAGGCTAGGGAAACTGCTATTTCTTTTGGTGAAAAGTTGTTTTCTACTCAGAACTATTTTCTTGACTTTCTGAAGTCCAAAACCCCTGCAATCCGGTCAGCGACATATTCTGCATTAAAgagtttcattaaaaatattcctGATGCTTTTAATGAAGGAAATATGAAAACTCTTGCAGCTGCAATACTTGGTGCTTTTCAGGAAAAGGATCCTACTTGTCATTCATCAATGTGGGatgcaatattattattttcaaaaagattTCCTGACAGCTGGACTTCGTTCAATGTTCAGAAAACTGCAATAAACCGGTTGTGGCATTTTCTTAGAAATGGGTGCTTTGGATCTCAGCAGGTCTCTTATCCTGCTCTAGTTATATTGCTAGACATTCTGCCTCCAAAAGCAATCTCTGGagaaaagttttttattgattttttccaaaaccTATGGGATGGAAGGAACCCATCCAATGCAACAAATCCGGATCGTCTAGCATTTTTTCGTGCACTTAAAGAATGTTTTCTATGGGGGCTATGTAATGCATCTAG GATTTGTGATGATTCAGATTCCACACATCATTTTCAAGTCAGTCTTGTGGACAATATTCTTGTGAAACTTCTGTGGCAAGAATACCTATTTTCTGTCAGATTGAAGAATCAGGACGGAGTAACCTCTGGAGCACCTGGGAATTCTTTGGAGCATGGAAATTTACCTTTTCACCATAAGTCAGTAGAACCACTGAAGATCAAGTATTCTAGGAGTTATTTTCAAGAGTTGGGAAAATGTATTGTGGAAATTCTATCTGGCGTTTATTTACTGGAGCATGATCTGCTTTCTACTTTCTCTGTGGTATTTAAGGAAAACTGCCTCCGGATGTTTCAGCCAATGGGAAACACAGAAAGTACTACTGAGAATGTAGAACAGGTCATTAAGTTCTTGTCACTGCTGGAAAAACATTCTGTGCGAAAAGGTGAAAGTTGGCCCTTGGTTTATGTAGTGGGACCAATGTTGGCGAAGTCTTTCCCGTTGATAAGATCTCAT GACACACCAGATGGTGTGAGACTTTTATCAGTTGCAGTTTCATTATTTGGCCCGCAGAAGATAGTCCAAGAACTTTGCATCTCCAATGAAGCGAATTCCTCCTATTATGTACCTGCCCACAAAGACAAAGAATTGGGACCAGAGCTTTTCATGCAAGTTTTTGAAGGAACATTTGTTCCTTGGTGTTTGCTTGAATATAATTCCTCCCCCAATGCTCGACTTGATCTATTGCTTGCATTGCTCAATGATGAATATTTCTCTGAGCAATGGCAGATGATCCTTTCATAtgcaattaatcaagaaaaatccGAATCTGAGCCTGGGCCACAGGAAGTTCATTACTTAGATCTGTTGGCAATGCTTTTAGAAAAAGCGAGAACTGAAATTGCAAGGAGGAAGATGAATAATGATTTCATTCACCAGTTCTGGTTCACACCAGACAAGTGGCAGCATGAGCTTCTGGAATCAGCTGCAGTTGCTGTTGCCTGTTCACCTTCTCCCCATATGACTTCTTCTGCTCGCTTTTTGTG TGCGGTCCTTGGTGGCTCAAGCAAAGACAATTGTATCTCGTTCGCCTCCAAAAATGCAATGGTTCTGATATTTACGATAGTTTTCAAAAAGTTGGTTGCTTTTGGTCTTGAGTCCTCTTTCAGTGTAGTGAGAGATTCATGTGCTTTATTAGTTGCTGGATCAACCAATTTCGCAGTGGAAAATGAAAGTTCCATAAACAAAACTGAGACAGCTCAGTTTGCTCTGAAAGTACTTGGTGGCAGCTTCTTTTGCCTAAAGACAGTCAGCAATGAAATTGAGCTGGTTTCAGGTATTTTGACTTTGGTATTTATCATAGGCTGGGAGAATAGCTTGGATACATTGGAAGAAGATGTCCTTAATGATGattcaaaggaaaaaatcaaGGGTAGGTTGAGATTTGGTGAATCTTTGAATGGTTTCTGTTCCAAGATGAATGATGAATTTTGGAAAAGCCTCGGCATTGACAATAGAAAGAGATTGGGGAGTAATTTGGTTCGCTTTATTAGGTCTGTCATATTTAAGGAAGATAAACTTGGTGCGGATAAGATAACCACTCTGTGCTTTTCTTGGGTTCTTGAAGTTCTTGAATGTCTCTGCCATGACCATGATGAGGAACAAAATCTGTTAGACCAGCTTCTTAGCAAGAATGATACTTGGCCGGTTTGGATAATTCCAGATTTTAGTGCTCCAAAAGGATTGGTCAATTTAAATGCTGGAGCAGTCTCTGTTGATATCTAT GCCACTGGGAATCTCAAATTTGTTTCTTTAGTTGACAAGCTCATCTTGAAAATTGGGATCAATAGAGTTATAACAGGCTATGTTGAAAATACTCTTTCAACCCCCCTGAAGGAAGCAGCTAAAGAAGAGATTACTTCTCGAGCCTGGCTTGCTGCTGAAATATTATGCACATGGAAATGGCCAGGAGGTAGTGCTGTAGCTTCTTTCTTGCCTCTTCTGAGTGCAGGTTGCCGGAGTGGAAATTATCCTTTCCAGGAAAGCCTTTTAGATTCCATCTTCAACATCTTACTTGATGGTGCTCTTGTTCACGGAGAAAGTGGTACACAAAGTTCATTTAATCTATGGCCTGCTTTTGGTGATGAATTGGAAAAGGTTGAAGAACCATTCTTGAGAgctcttttatctttattagTCAATCtgttcaaagaaaatatatggGAAGGAGACAAAGCTATAAGACTCTTTGACCTACTCATACATAAGCTTTTTATCGGTGAAGCAGTAAACCAAAATTGTTTGAAGATTCTGCCTGTGATTGTTAGTGTTCTTGTCCATCCATTATGTCAGAGAAGCATCGAATCGGAGGAATCTAACGGTGATTCTCAAGTTGCTTCTTTGGGTGAAAAACGGATGCAGGATACTGTTAAAGACTGGCTACGAAGGCTTTTATCCTACCCACCTTTAGTTACATGGCAGGCAGGACAAG ATATGGAAGAATGGTTCCAACTGGTTATTGCTTGCTATCCTCTTAGTGCAATGGATGATACAAAATCATTGAAGCTGGTGAGGGAAATAAGTCCTGAGGAGAGAATGCTCATACTTGATTTATTCAGAAAGCAGAGACATGGTGTTAGTGCATTAGTAGCTTCAAATCAACTACCACTGTTCCGGATGTTGCTATCAAAGTTAATGGTTCTTTCGGTTGGTTATTGCTGGACTGAATTTACTGAAGAAGATTGGGAGTTTTTCTTCTCAAATTTGAGGTCCTGGATTCAGTCAGCGGTTGTGATCATGGAGGAAGTCACGGAAAATGTGAATGATCTTATCACCAACAGCTCTACTTCTGAAAATTTGGATGTTTTTAAGAACCTTGAGAAGATTGTTTTGATCCCGGACTCTTATCCTATAACTGTTGCTATTAATGCCTTGgcatccttttctttattttgtgctATTTTGGAACTCCAACAACCTGCTGAGGATAACCCCCTGAGAGCAGAAAGATGGGATTCAACCAGAGATAGAATCCTAGAAGGCATTCTTCGGTTGTTCTTTTGCACAGGCATTGCGGAGTCCATAGCAAGTTCCTACAGTGTTGAAGCTGCATCCATTGTAGCAGCAACTCGGTTTAATAATCCTTACTTCTGGGAGTTGGTGGCCTCAAACGTGGTTAAATCATCGCAACATGCTAGAGACAGAGCAGTGAAATCAGTTGAATTTTGGGGGTTAATCAAAGGGCCGATTAGCTCTTTGTATGCTATCCTGTTCTCCTCTACTCCATTTCCGCCATTGCAGTTTGCTACTTATGTTATTCTCTCAACTGCACCTATTTCACAGTTGGCTATTCTTGAAGAAGACACTGCATGTTCCTTGGATGGCGAGACTAGTGGTGACCGGAATTCAGGTGCTCTTGAAATGTCATCAGAAAGAAACATACGTTTGAAGGAGGAATTATCTCTTATGATTGAAAAGCTACCTGATGAAGTTTTTGAAGTCGATTTAATATCACAAGAACGG GTAAATGTGTTCCTTGCTTGGTCTTTATTGCTATCACATTTGTggtcattatcatcatcatcatctgcaAAGGAGCAATTAGTCCAGTATGTGCAAGATTCTGCTAATTCATTGATATTAGATTGCCTTTTCCAGCATATTCCTCTGGAATTGTGTCTGGCACATAATCTTAAGAAGAAAGACATGGAGCTTCCTGTAGACATTTCAGAGGCTGCTAGTGCAGTAAAAACTGCCATCACAACAGGGTCACTATTGTTTTCCATTGAAACACTGTGGCCTATTGAACCCAAGAAAATGACTTCGCTTGCTGGGGCTTTGTTTGGACTGATGCTTTGCATTCTTCCTGCTTATGTTCGGGGATGGTTTACTGACTTGCGTGACCGCACTGCATCATCTCTTATTGAATCATTTACAAGAACATGGTGTAGTCCTCCTCTTATTGTGAACGAACTGTCTCAG ATAAAGAAAGCCAATTTTGCTGATGAGAATTTTTCAGTCAGTGTGAGCAAATCAGCAAATGAAGTCGTTGCTACATATATGAAGGATGAAACAGGAATGGATCTAGTTATTCGTCTTCCTCCATCTTATCCATTGCGCCCTGTGGATGTTGAATGTATGCGAAGTCTGGGAATCAGTGAGGTGAAGCAGAGGAAATGGTTGATGTCAATGATGTTGTTTGTTCGCAATCAG AATGGAGCTTTAGCAGAAGCTATACAGACATGGAAAAGCAATTTCGACAAGGAATTTGAAGGTGTCGAGGAGTGCCCAATATGTTATAGTGTCATTCATACGACCAACCACAGCCTTCCTCGGCTTGCTTGCAGAACTTGCAAGCACAAGTTCCATTCGGCTTGCCTCTACAAGTGGTTCTCAACCTCTCACAAATCATCATGTCCACTGTGCCAGTCTCCATTCTGA